The Geothrix oryzae DNA window CACGGTGATGACCGTGGTGTTCTGGAAGGTCTCCAGGGCGGGATTCACATAGTGGGTGAGGGCCTTGAACAGGGGGAAGAAGGTGAGGGCGGCGATGAGGCAGCCCGCCAGGATGATCTTCAGGCGGCCGATCTTGTCCGACAGCCAGCCGAAGAAGATGAAGAACGGCGTGCCCAGCAGCAGGGAGGCGCCGATGAGCATATAGGTGGTCTGGTAATCCAGCTTCAGCGTGATCTGCATGAAGAAGAGCGCGTAGAACTGGCCGGTGTACCACACCACGCCCTGGCCCGCCGTGGCGCCGAGAAGGGCCAGCAGCGCGTACTTGTTGTTGGGGTACTTCAGGAAGCTGTCGCTCAGGGGAGCCTTGGAGGTCTTCCCTTCGGCCTTCATCTTGGTGAAGACGGGGGATTCGTGCAGCTTCAGGCGGATCCAGACGGACACGCCGAGGAGGAAGATGGACATCCAGAAGGGGATGCGCCAGCCCCAGGTCGCGAAGGCCTCCTTGGTCAGGGCCGCGCGGCAGGAGAGGATGATGCCGAGGCACAGGAAGAAGCCCACGGTGGCCGTGGTCTGGATCCAGCTGGTGTTGTAGCCGCGGCGGTCGTGGGCAGAGTGCTCCGCCACATAGGTGGCTGCTCCGCCGTACTCACCGCCCAGGGCCAGGCCCTGCATGAGGCGAAGGGTGACCATGATGATCGGGGCCCACCAGCCGATGGAGGAGAAGGTCGGCAGGAGGCCGACGCCGAAGGTGGAGAGGCCCATCACGACGATGGTCACGAGGAAGGTGTACTTGCGGCCGATCAGGTCGCCGATGCGCCCGAACACCAGCGCACCGAAGGGGCGCACCAGGAAGCCCGCGGCATAGGCCGCGAAGGCCGAGAGCAGGGCCGCCGTGTCGTTTCCCTTGGGGAAGAAGAGGGTCGCGAAGAAGGGGGCCAGGGTTGCATAGAGGTAGAAGTCGTACCACTCGAACACCGTCCCCACGGACGATGCCACGATCACCATGCGTTCTTCCTTGGTGAGTGGGGTCCTCGTTGCGACTTGTTCAGTTGCGATTGCCATGTCGTGTTGCCTCCTTGGAAGTTCCTTTCGTTGAACCTGGATGCTCAGGAATCCTGCGCAGTCGAGCCGTGCGACACATCGAATGTGGAACTTTCATCTCCCCCTTCTGGATGCCGGCTCGGCGAGGGCCGGATGGGTTGGGCGACTTGCCTGGAGGATTCCAGACCGGATACGGCGAAGCTGATGCGTTATGGAAACCGCGATGGACGGACCATCGTGCGGAACTGGTTGGATGGATTGGCTGCACCTAGCTAACGCCTTCCGCCCCGGCGGGTCAAGCAGCTTCCTACCGGGAGTGAACCTTTCTCTTCGACCGGCAAGAACCGCTCGGTTGCTGATTCTTCACGACCTTCAACTCGTCTTTGAAGGTCGATTTTTATCTACTCGCCCCCATCCTCGGATCCGCCGTGCCGCTCGTAGCATATTTCCGGCGGGTCGCCCTCAAACGACCCCGATGGCCCTCGAGCGGATCACCCTCGGCGGGAACCTCCGCCCCTTCCGCCCTGGTCCCGACCCCCGGAGGCCCGCGACCCCCTATCATGGGAACCAGCCCCAGCCTCCGGAACGCCCATGCGCATCGCCCTCCTGGCCGACATCCACGCCAACCGGCGCGCGCTCGAGGCCTGCCTGGTCCATGCCCGCTCGGCCGGCGCGGACCGCCTCGTGTTCCTGGGCGACTATGTGGGCTACGGCGCCGAACCGAACGCGGTCCTGGATCTGCTCATGGCGGAAACGGCGCGCGGGGCCATTGCCGTGGCGGGCAATCACGACCAGGCCGTGGCGGAGGAGCGCGAATCCATGGTCCCGGATGCCGAGACG harbors:
- a CDS encoding MFS transporter, with the protein product MAIATEQVATRTPLTKEERMVIVASSVGTVFEWYDFYLYATLAPFFATLFFPKGNDTAALLSAFAAYAAGFLVRPFGALVFGRIGDLIGRKYTFLVTIVVMGLSTFGVGLLPTFSSIGWWAPIIMVTLRLMQGLALGGEYGGAATYVAEHSAHDRRGYNTSWIQTTATVGFFLCLGIILSCRAALTKEAFATWGWRIPFWMSIFLLGVSVWIRLKLHESPVFTKMKAEGKTSKAPLSDSFLKYPNNKYALLALLGATAGQGVVWYTGQFYALFFMQITLKLDYQTTYMLIGASLLLGTPFFIFFGWLSDKIGRLKIILAGCLIAALTFFPLFKALTHYVNPALETFQNTTVITVAGDPKDETFNLFVGPWSKFSELDRVNDFFGKQGLNFTKVAPEPGKKVVASIQGKNPTTGEVTTTRVEGWSAASEGALKKALTDLGYPKEADKSKVNYPMTLLILFIFLIYVTMVYGPIAAFLVELFPTNIRYTSMSLPYHIGNGWFGGMLPLIATAIVALKGNIYYGLWYPIIVALMTVVIGFLFLKETKDRDISTYQH